One genomic segment of Acidobacteriota bacterium includes these proteins:
- a CDS encoding HAMP domain-containing protein, with the protein MSKGSLFRRLIPPLVAVIALLTAVVTFVGTSMMNDALADRARRRAEGLSVVQRDGLLALIRATDHRDLQDVAVVFGRHPDIGALRILRPDGTVAASSRPDERGRLVADHLGQASERGDLRSNDGDPGRSSGVVHVVRPFTNSAECQACHSDAGPVVAWLDIDVDVNEHRVGFTTFTGLSAALGGLYLLAAIAILVPGLAAVVLRPLKRLTDAMGRVRDGDLTVAVEPGGTREIDMVVSGFNQMVGDLRRAKVIEEDARRLQMERVEQLAVVGELAAGLAHEVRNPLSGVKAVVDVLARESHDQSRRHVLHDASGELVRIDQILKELLQFARPKTPALAPFDLNALVRDAVALTFPPDPDEPRARCTLANGLPAAMGDAGQIRQVLVNLLLNARQAATPAGEIVVSTGQRDAELWCRIQDDGAGVPVDRADAIFRPFVTSKTRGTGLGLSITRRIVELHGGRLVLDNPGEPGASFTFTLPPALADSH; encoded by the coding sequence ATGTCGAAGGGCAGCCTCTTCAGGCGACTCATCCCCCCGCTCGTGGCGGTCATCGCCCTGTTGACGGCCGTGGTCACGTTCGTCGGCACCTCGATGATGAACGACGCGCTCGCCGACCGCGCCCGGCGCCGGGCCGAAGGCCTGTCGGTCGTGCAGCGCGACGGCCTCCTGGCGCTCATTCGCGCCACCGACCACCGCGATCTCCAGGACGTCGCCGTGGTGTTCGGGCGCCACCCCGACATCGGCGCTTTGCGGATCCTGCGCCCGGACGGCACGGTGGCGGCCTCGTCACGGCCCGACGAGCGCGGGCGCCTCGTGGCCGACCACCTCGGCCAGGCGAGCGAGCGCGGCGACCTCAGATCGAACGACGGCGACCCCGGGCGCAGTAGCGGCGTGGTGCACGTCGTGCGGCCGTTCACCAACTCGGCGGAGTGCCAGGCGTGCCACAGCGACGCCGGGCCGGTCGTTGCGTGGCTCGACATCGACGTCGACGTCAACGAGCACCGCGTCGGGTTCACGACGTTCACCGGCCTGAGCGCGGCCCTTGGCGGGCTCTACCTCCTCGCCGCGATTGCCATCCTCGTCCCGGGACTCGCGGCGGTCGTCCTCCGGCCGCTCAAGCGCCTGACCGACGCGATGGGCCGCGTGCGCGATGGGGACCTGACAGTGGCGGTCGAGCCCGGTGGCACCCGCGAAATCGACATGGTCGTCAGCGGCTTCAACCAGATGGTCGGCGACCTCAGACGGGCGAAAGTCATCGAGGAAGACGCGCGCCGCCTGCAGATGGAGCGGGTGGAGCAGCTCGCCGTGGTGGGCGAACTGGCCGCCGGACTCGCGCACGAGGTCCGCAACCCGCTGTCGGGTGTGAAGGCCGTGGTCGACGTGCTGGCGCGCGAGAGCCACGACCAGTCGCGGCGGCACGTGCTGCACGATGCCTCCGGCGAGCTGGTGCGGATCGACCAGATCCTGAAGGAACTCCTCCAGTTCGCGAGACCGAAAACTCCCGCACTCGCGCCGTTCGACCTCAACGCCCTCGTGCGCGACGCCGTGGCGTTGACCTTCCCGCCGGATCCCGACGAGCCGCGGGCGCGGTGCACGCTGGCGAACGGGTTGCCCGCCGCGATGGGCGACGCAGGCCAGATCCGACAGGTGCTCGTCAACCTCCTCCTGAACGCCCGGCAGGCCGCGACGCCCGCCGGCGAAATCGTCGTCTCTACCGGCCAGCGCGATGCTGAGCTCTGGTGCCGCATTCAGGACGATGGCGCCGGGGTCCCCGTGGACCGGGCCGACGCCATCTTCCGGCCGTTCGTCACGTCGAAGACGAGGGGCACCGGGCTCGGGCTGTCGATCACCCGGCGGATCGTGGAATTGCACGGCGGACGCCTCGTGCTCGACAATCCGGGCGAGCCGGGCGCGTCGTTCACGTTCACCCTGCCCCCCGCGCTGGCCGACTCGCACTGA
- a CDS encoding carbonic anhydrase, whose amino-acid sequence MERLIEGFRRFRRDYFEEHRSRFERLAERRQHPRYAVVTCCDSRIDTTRIFDAIPGEIFLIRNIANLVPPYRPDERQHSTSAAIEYAVRILKVGQFVVLGHAGCGGIKALLDPPAEATDFVSSWLEIAAPARERLARRTDLTEPAERQRTCELEVLKDSLENALSFPWVAERVDDGSLLVDALYLDLEQGELLLYHRAKDSFDPV is encoded by the coding sequence ATGGAGCGACTGATCGAGGGGTTCCGCAGGTTTCGCCGCGACTATTTCGAAGAGCATCGCTCCAGGTTCGAGCGCCTGGCCGAGCGCCGCCAGCACCCGCGCTACGCCGTGGTGACCTGCTGTGACAGCCGCATCGACACCACGCGCATCTTCGACGCGATTCCCGGCGAGATTTTCCTCATCCGGAACATCGCGAACCTCGTGCCGCCCTACCGTCCCGACGAGCGCCAGCACTCGACGTCGGCGGCCATCGAGTACGCCGTCAGGATCCTGAAGGTCGGGCAGTTCGTCGTGCTCGGCCACGCGGGGTGCGGGGGCATCAAGGCGCTGCTCGATCCGCCCGCGGAGGCGACCGACTTCGTGTCTTCGTGGCTCGAGATCGCGGCGCCGGCCCGGGAGCGGCTCGCACGCCGAACGGACCTCACCGAACCCGCAGAGCGGCAGCGCACCTGCGAGCTCGAGGTGCTCAAGGATTCGCTCGAGAACGCGCTGTCGTTTCCCTGGGTGGCCGAGCGCGTGGACGACGGCAGCCTGCTGGTCGATGCCCTGTACCTCGATCTCGAGCAGGGCGAACTCCTGCTCTACCACCGCGCGAAGGACAGCTTCGACCCCGTCTGA
- a CDS encoding C-GCAxxG-C-C family protein — MKDGFTRKEFFDTTARSAVAVSLGVFGGSLVARASAQERQVPITANVASQSYPWPWPYTRLDPEDIRKRAHKGYYDGGCGYGAFHGLVSALADAIGAPFTVVPSQMLYFGGGGGAGWGTLCGALNGAAAAMSLVVDRSNAASLISELFGWYTAVKLPTDISNDYAVRRVFLVNRNDKALTQTVSSTPLCHGSVSKWCTETRLRVTSPERAERCARLTGDTAARAVELLNDFAEGRFRAAFVPPKSVTECMTCHDQTAQGQVLSGVKMDCKQCHDDNWDHLW; from the coding sequence ATGAAGGACGGATTCACCCGGAAGGAGTTTTTCGACACGACGGCACGTTCCGCGGTCGCCGTGTCCCTCGGCGTCTTCGGCGGAAGCCTGGTGGCCAGGGCGTCGGCACAAGAGCGCCAGGTGCCGATCACGGCAAACGTGGCGAGCCAGTCGTACCCCTGGCCTTGGCCCTACACCAGACTGGACCCTGAGGACATCAGGAAGCGGGCCCACAAGGGCTACTACGATGGCGGCTGCGGGTACGGCGCGTTTCACGGTCTCGTCTCGGCGCTGGCGGATGCCATCGGGGCCCCGTTCACCGTGGTGCCCTCGCAGATGCTGTATTTCGGCGGCGGAGGAGGGGCGGGGTGGGGCACGCTGTGCGGCGCCCTCAACGGGGCAGCGGCCGCGATGAGTCTGGTGGTCGACCGGAGCAACGCCGCAAGCCTCATCAGCGAGCTGTTCGGCTGGTACACGGCCGTCAAGCTGCCCACCGACATCAGCAACGACTACGCGGTCAGGCGCGTGTTCCTCGTCAACCGCAACGACAAGGCCCTGACGCAGACCGTCAGCAGCACGCCGTTGTGCCACGGCTCCGTCAGCAAGTGGTGCACGGAGACGCGCCTCAGGGTGACATCGCCGGAACGCGCCGAGCGCTGCGCGCGGCTGACGGGCGACACCGCGGCCCGGGCCGTCGAGCTGCTGAACGACTTCGCCGAGGGGCGGTTCCGCGCGGCGTTCGTGCCGCCGAAGTCTGTCACCGAGTGCATGACCTGCCACGACCAGACGGCGCAGGGGCAGGTGCTCTCCGGGGTGAAGATGGACTGCAAGCAGTGCCACGACGACAATTGGGACCACCTCTGGTAG
- a CDS encoding cytochrome C: protein MKTLRVSVALFGAALLVLAYSGTPEAFHSGGVAECGGCHSMHSPAPAGTFLLVKNDASSTCLNCHEGSAGSYRVSTAPGSLGAGQAPIQRGPGGDFGWLKKDYTFTIRGTTSTEFGYTHGHNIVAADYGYLADPVKTTSPGGDFTSANLSCVTCHDPHGQYRRLFSGNVSTTGGPIKGSGSFPGGEPDANNAVGVYHLLAGAGYSRAPFPGVPAAKAPSTYNRSEASTQTRVAYGRATTTGHTTWGNWCGTCHTDMHSSGSYVHPVDQNLSSATRLNYERYVKTGDMTGSAATSFTSLVPFVTNSGDYAGVLSTLAVNNNSQLGGPAGSDQVTCLSCHRSHASGFRNALRWNGDSDFLTYSGNYPGTDTTPTLPQYALGRTSAETQAAYYDRPPSTFASYQRSLCNKCHAKD from the coding sequence ATGAAAACACTGCGCGTAAGTGTCGCCCTCTTCGGGGCAGCACTGCTGGTGCTGGCGTACTCCGGGACGCCAGAGGCCTTCCACTCGGGCGGCGTCGCCGAATGCGGCGGCTGCCACTCGATGCACAGTCCCGCGCCCGCCGGCACCTTCCTGCTCGTCAAGAACGACGCGTCGAGCACCTGCCTCAACTGTCACGAGGGAAGCGCCGGCAGCTACCGTGTCTCGACGGCCCCGGGGAGTCTCGGCGCCGGCCAGGCACCGATCCAACGGGGGCCGGGCGGTGACTTCGGCTGGCTGAAGAAGGACTACACCTTCACCATCCGCGGCACCACGTCCACGGAGTTCGGCTACACCCACGGCCACAACATCGTCGCGGCCGACTACGGGTATCTCGCCGACCCGGTCAAGACCACGTCGCCGGGCGGCGATTTCACGTCGGCAAACCTCAGCTGCGTGACCTGCCACGACCCGCACGGGCAGTACCGGCGTCTGTTCAGCGGGAACGTGAGCACGACCGGCGGCCCCATCAAGGGCTCCGGTTCCTTCCCCGGCGGTGAACCAGACGCCAATAACGCCGTCGGCGTGTATCATCTCCTCGCCGGCGCCGGCTACAGCCGCGCCCCGTTCCCCGGCGTGCCCGCGGCCAAGGCGCCGAGCACGTACAACCGGAGCGAGGCGTCGACGCAGACCCGCGTGGCGTACGGCCGGGCCACGACTACGGGCCACACGACGTGGGGGAACTGGTGCGGCACGTGCCACACCGACATGCACTCGAGCGGCAGCTACGTCCACCCGGTGGATCAGAACCTCAGTTCGGCGACGAGGCTCAACTACGAGCGTTACGTCAAGACCGGCGACATGACGGGATCTGCGGCGACCTCGTTCACCTCGCTCGTGCCCTTCGTGACCAACTCGGGCGACTACGCGGGGGTTCTGTCAACTCTCGCCGTCAACAACAACTCCCAGCTCGGCGGACCTGCGGGGAGCGATCAGGTGACCTGCCTCTCGTGCCACCGCTCCCACGCCTCCGGTTTTAGGAACGCGCTGCGCTGGAACGGAGACAGCGACTTCCTGACCTACAGCGGGAACTACCCGGGCACCGACACGACCCCAACGTTGCCGCAGTACGCACTCGGCCGGACCAGCGCCGAGACGCAGGCGGCTTACTACGACCGCCCGCCGAGCACCTTCGCGAGCTACCAGCGCTCGCTCTGCAACAAGTGTCACGCGAAAGACTGA
- a CDS encoding DUF799 family lipoprotein: MKTAPWPVTFATFLLALTACPVSAQVTDVFRDPRMDFGIIKTVAVMPFANLTRDQVVAERVRDVFINKLLSSEAVYVLPVGEVARGITRVEIQSPTEPTAEEVVKLGAFLGAEAVITGVVREYGEVRSGATSANVISMSIQLVEAQTGRIVWSGSSTKGGITFMNRLFGGGGQPLNVVTEQAIDALFDKLLGPPE, translated from the coding sequence ATGAAGACAGCGCCCTGGCCCGTCACCTTCGCCACGTTCCTCCTGGCGCTCACGGCCTGTCCCGTCTCGGCACAGGTGACCGACGTCTTCCGGGACCCGCGAATGGACTTCGGCATCATCAAGACGGTGGCCGTGATGCCGTTTGCGAACCTGACGCGGGACCAGGTCGTCGCCGAGCGGGTGCGTGACGTCTTCATCAACAAGCTCCTGTCGAGTGAGGCCGTGTACGTGCTGCCGGTCGGCGAGGTGGCGCGCGGCATCACGCGGGTCGAGATCCAGAGTCCCACCGAGCCGACGGCGGAGGAGGTCGTCAAGCTCGGCGCCTTCCTCGGCGCCGAAGCCGTCATCACGGGCGTCGTCCGGGAATACGGCGAGGTCCGGTCGGGGGCGACCTCGGCCAACGTCATCTCGATGAGCATCCAGTTGGTCGAGGCGCAGACGGGCCGGATCGTCTGGAGCGGGTCGTCGACCAAGGGGGGCATCACGTTCATGAACCGCCTGTTCGGCGGCGGGGGGCAGCCGCTGAACGTGGTGACCGAGCAGGCCATCGACGCCCTCTTCGACAAGCTGCTCGGCCCGCCCGAGTAG
- the arcC gene encoding carbamate kinase, with translation MLVVVALGGNALLRRGEAMTAENQRRNVRTAAEALAPVAVRHQLVVGHGNGPQVGLLALQAAAFGEVDAYPLDVLGAQTEGMIGYMIEQELGNLLPFGRPFATLLTMVEVDPDDPAFEHPTKFIGPVYSKAEADRLAAERGWVFRLDGDRWRRVVPSPQPKRIFEMRPIRWLLAHDTIVIAAGGGGIPTMYEKGAARKLAGVECVIDKDLASELLARELDADVFLMLTDTDAVYADWGTPAQRAIRRASPDALASRHFAAGSMGPKVEAACRFASATGRRAAIGALEDVERILAGEAGTTVSREFEGLVFAG, from the coding sequence GTGCTGGTCGTCGTCGCGCTTGGCGGCAATGCTCTCCTTCGCAGAGGAGAGGCGATGACCGCCGAGAACCAACGCCGGAACGTGCGAACCGCCGCGGAGGCGCTCGCTCCCGTGGCGGTTCGCCATCAACTGGTCGTCGGGCACGGCAACGGGCCGCAGGTCGGGCTGCTCGCGCTGCAGGCGGCGGCCTTCGGCGAGGTCGACGCCTATCCGCTCGACGTGCTGGGCGCCCAGACCGAGGGCATGATTGGCTACATGATCGAGCAGGAGCTGGGTAACCTCCTGCCGTTCGGCCGTCCGTTCGCGACGCTCCTCACGATGGTCGAGGTCGATCCGGACGACCCGGCCTTCGAGCACCCGACGAAGTTCATCGGCCCCGTCTACTCGAAGGCCGAGGCCGACCGACTCGCCGCGGAGCGGGGCTGGGTGTTCAGGCTCGATGGCGATCGCTGGCGGCGCGTCGTCCCGTCACCGCAGCCGAAGCGGATCTTCGAGATGCGCCCGATCCGGTGGCTGCTCGCCCACGACACCATCGTGATCGCCGCTGGCGGCGGGGGCATCCCGACGATGTACGAGAAAGGCGCCGCCCGGAAGCTCGCTGGGGTCGAGTGCGTGATCGACAAGGATCTGGCGTCGGAACTGCTGGCACGCGAGCTCGACGCCGACGTCTTCCTGATGCTCACCGACACCGACGCCGTCTATGCGGACTGGGGAACGCCGGCGCAACGTGCGATCCGGCGGGCATCGCCCGATGCCCTGGCGTCGCGGCATTTCGCGGCTGGGTCGATGGGGCCGAAGGTGGAGGCGGCGTGCCGCTTCGCGTCGGCGACGGGCCGGCGCGCCGCCATTGGCGCGCTCGAAGACGTCGAGCGAATTCTCGCCGGCGAGGCCGGCACCACGGTGAGTCGCGAGTTCGAGGGCCTCGTGTTCGCCGGCTGA
- a CDS encoding class I SAM-dependent methyltransferase gives MSHDETPTLFFELFDGLPRQGPGDAASTRRALALVPGVGPDTRVLDVGCGTGTQTLVLAAQCAASFVAVDNHPPFIEEVRRRARAAGVAGRIEARVGDMRQLDFPDASFDVIWSEGAIYVMGFEEGLRSWRRLLAPGGHVAVTEACWLRPDPSPECAAFWAAEYPAIRDVATCLASVAACGYEMVGHFGLPASAWWDDYYRPLQDRVIAFRKRHADEPDAQRLADQVQREIDVWRAYSDVYGYVFFVMRAA, from the coding sequence ATGAGCCACGACGAGACTCCCACGTTGTTCTTCGAGCTGTTCGACGGCCTCCCGCGGCAGGGGCCCGGCGATGCGGCCAGTACGCGGCGCGCCCTGGCTCTCGTGCCCGGTGTCGGACCCGACACGCGCGTGCTCGACGTGGGGTGCGGCACGGGCACGCAGACGCTCGTGCTGGCTGCGCAGTGCGCGGCGTCGTTCGTGGCCGTCGACAACCATCCGCCGTTCATCGAGGAGGTGAGACGACGCGCGCGGGCGGCCGGCGTCGCCGGCCGCATCGAGGCCCGCGTCGGCGACATGCGCCAGCTCGACTTCCCCGACGCGTCGTTCGATGTGATCTGGTCCGAAGGCGCAATCTACGTCATGGGCTTCGAGGAGGGCCTGCGCTCGTGGCGGCGCCTGCTCGCGCCGGGCGGACACGTCGCCGTGACGGAGGCCTGCTGGCTCAGGCCCGACCCGTCGCCCGAGTGCGCGGCGTTCTGGGCCGCCGAGTATCCCGCCATCCGCGACGTAGCGACCTGCCTCGCCAGCGTCGCGGCGTGCGGCTACGAGATGGTCGGGCACTTCGGCCTGCCCGCCTCGGCCTGGTGGGACGACTACTACCGGCCCCTGCAGGACCGCGTCATCGCGTTTCGCAAGCGGCATGCTGACGAGCCGGACGCGCAGCGGCTGGCCGACCAGGTCCAGCGGGAGATCGACGTGTGGCGCGCGTACTCGGACGTCTACGGCTACGTGTTCTTCGTGATGCGCGCGGCCTGA
- a CDS encoding response regulator produces the protein MVRAPSRAAVLVADDEPLTRWALRQTLERADLDVTLASSRHEVCHLLESGHFQVAIVANELGHVPMNDVLEALAKAGPPQGLVILYDGDSPEEFGQAFPAATLVQKPFGLEALTSAIEACLAAKGKAR, from the coding sequence ATGGTCCGGGCACCCTCGCGCGCAGCCGTCCTCGTGGCCGACGACGAGCCGCTCACTCGCTGGGCGTTGCGACAGACCCTCGAGCGCGCCGACCTCGACGTGACGCTGGCCAGCTCGCGCCACGAGGTGTGCCACCTCCTCGAGTCGGGGCACTTCCAGGTGGCCATCGTCGCCAACGAACTCGGCCACGTGCCGATGAACGACGTGCTCGAGGCCCTCGCGAAGGCCGGGCCGCCGCAAGGCCTGGTGATTCTCTACGATGGTGACAGCCCCGAGGAGTTCGGCCAGGCGTTCCCGGCGGCGACCCTCGTCCAGAAGCCGTTCGGCCTCGAGGCGCTGACGTCGGCAATCGAGGCATGCCTCGCCGCGAAGGGCAAGGCGCGATGA
- a CDS encoding sigma-54 dependent transcriptional regulator: MPSSVLVVDDEPLQRWAVREHLQAWGYQVAEADSAESALAAYRALAPDLVLLDLKLGADSGLDVLASLREIDPAAAVIMVTAHGGLDDAVDGFRLGLVDFFRKPLDFEALRVALRYRLDAMRLRQEVDRERQARADDAEIIGTSAAITAAIRILQKVAESEATTVLLQGESGTGKDLFAKALHDRSARRHGPFIAVNCAALPEALLESELFGHERGAFTDAKALKKGVFELADGGTLYLDEIGELKPALQAKLLRVLETMIFRRVGGLRDISIDTRVVAASNRDLEQAVQQGEFRADLFYRLGVIQIQLPPLRERRDDLPILVEHFATRLSLQLRKRPMSVAPAALDAFRRYDWPGNVRELRNALERSIILEDGDAITTEYLPPQIASPGASPVRPVSGFVLPASGMSLERMEESLVRQAFQLASGNQTRAAKLLDISRDALRYKLKKLGLIGHEGEGETG, from the coding sequence ATGCCCTCCTCCGTCCTGGTGGTCGACGACGAGCCGCTCCAGCGCTGGGCGGTGCGCGAGCACCTGCAGGCGTGGGGCTACCAGGTCGCCGAAGCCGACAGCGCCGAATCGGCGCTCGCCGCCTACCGGGCGCTCGCGCCCGACCTGGTGCTGCTCGATCTGAAGCTTGGCGCCGACTCAGGCCTCGACGTCCTCGCCAGCCTGCGCGAGATCGACCCGGCCGCCGCGGTGATCATGGTCACCGCCCACGGCGGCCTCGACGACGCGGTCGACGGCTTTCGGCTCGGACTGGTCGACTTCTTCAGGAAGCCGCTCGATTTCGAGGCGCTTCGCGTCGCGTTGCGCTACCGGCTCGACGCCATGCGCCTGCGGCAGGAGGTCGACCGCGAGCGCCAGGCGCGTGCCGACGACGCGGAGATCATCGGCACGTCGGCGGCCATCACAGCCGCCATCAGGATCCTGCAGAAGGTGGCCGAGAGCGAGGCCACGACCGTGCTGCTGCAGGGCGAGAGCGGGACCGGCAAGGACCTCTTCGCGAAGGCCCTGCACGATCGCAGCGCCCGCCGCCATGGGCCGTTCATCGCCGTCAACTGCGCGGCGCTCCCCGAAGCGCTGCTCGAGTCGGAGCTCTTCGGCCACGAGCGCGGCGCGTTCACCGATGCCAAGGCCCTGAAGAAGGGCGTCTTCGAGCTGGCCGACGGCGGCACGCTCTACCTCGACGAGATCGGCGAGCTGAAGCCCGCGCTTCAGGCGAAGCTGCTGCGCGTGCTCGAGACGATGATCTTCAGGCGGGTCGGTGGGCTCCGCGACATCTCGATCGACACGCGTGTGGTGGCCGCGAGCAACCGCGATCTCGAGCAGGCCGTGCAACAGGGAGAGTTCCGCGCCGATCTGTTCTACCGCCTCGGCGTCATTCAGATTCAGCTGCCGCCGCTCCGTGAACGCCGCGACGACCTGCCGATCCTCGTGGAGCACTTCGCCACGCGGCTGTCGCTGCAACTGAGGAAACGGCCGATGAGCGTGGCGCCGGCGGCCCTCGACGCCTTCCGCCGCTACGACTGGCCCGGCAACGTGCGCGAGCTGCGCAACGCCCTCGAGCGATCGATCATTCTCGAGGACGGCGACGCGATCACCACGGAGTACCTGCCGCCACAGATCGCCTCGCCCGGAGCGAGCCCCGTCAGGCCCGTCTCGGGGTTCGTCCTGCCCGCAAGCGGCATGTCGCTCGAACGGATGGAGGAATCCCTCGTCCGGCAGGCCTTCCAACTGGCCAGCGGGAACCAGACCCGCGCGGCGAAGCTGCTCGACATCAGCCGCGACGCCCTGCGATACAAGCTGAAGAAGCTCGGCCTGATCGGCCACGAGGGCGAGGGAGAGACGGGCTGA